The sequence GCAACTTTGTCTTCTCGTCGACCGCCGCCGTTTATGGCACCCAAGACACGCCCGACCCGGTCAAGGAAACGGCGACCTTGCGTCCGGAAAGCCCCTATGGTCGCTCCAAGCTGATGTCGGAGATGATGCTGCAGGATGCGGCAGCAGCCCAAGACTTCCGCTACGTGGCGCTCCGCTACTTCAACGTGGCGGGGGCCGATCCGCTTGGCCGCGCCGGCCAATCGACTGCCGGTGCCACCCACCTTATCAAGGTCGCGTGCGAAGCTGCTCTTGGCAAGCGCCGCAACGTCGATGTTTTCGGCACCGACTATCCGACGGCGGACGGTACCGGTATTCGCGACTATATCCATGTCAGCGATCTGGTCGCCGCACACCGCAATGCGCTCGGCTATCTCAGAAGCGGCGGCGAGCCGTTAGTCACCAATTGTGGCTACGGCGAAGGCTTCTCGGTGCTTCAGGTCCTCGATACGGTGCGACAGATTTCCGGTCGTGATTTCCGTATCGACTATGCGCC is a genomic window of Sinorhizobium numidicum containing:
- the galE gene encoding UDP-glucose 4-epimerase GalE, which encodes MTVLVTGGAGYIGSHMVWSLLDAGEAVVVLDSLATGFRWAIAPEARFYFGHVGDRALLARIFAENDIDSVIHFAGSAIVSASVADPLAYYENNTANTRTLIAATIDAGVCNFVFSSTAAVYGTQDTPDPVKETATLRPESPYGRSKLMSEMMLQDAAAAQDFRYVALRYFNVAGADPLGRAGQSTAGATHLIKVACEAALGKRRNVDVFGTDYPTADGTGIRDYIHVSDLVAAHRNALGYLRSGGEPLVTNCGYGEGFSVLQVLDTVRQISGRDFRIDYAPRRPGDAAQVVADPSVARMKLDWVPTHASLEHIIQSAYDWEDHLSRKNSFDRGEDEWLVASG